In Mycolicibacterium alvei, a single window of DNA contains:
- a CDS encoding TetR/AcrR family transcriptional regulator: MSPGRADWLVGGDRRIEAAERIYAAAAELAARDGFDALDIDALAARVHCSRATVYRHAGGKAQIRDAVLARLAASIVGEVRRAVDGLTGAQRVLTAITVALQRIRADPMFGLLLGSLRSGGGMADLTQSPVPAAFAAELTGLDEDDPAAAAWIVRLVLSLLVWPGPDEAAEQQILRRFVAPAFG; this comes from the coding sequence ATGTCTCCCGGGCGTGCGGACTGGCTGGTCGGGGGTGACCGGCGCATCGAGGCCGCCGAGCGCATCTATGCCGCGGCGGCCGAACTGGCCGCCCGCGACGGGTTCGACGCACTGGACATCGACGCGCTGGCGGCTCGGGTGCACTGCTCGCGTGCGACGGTCTATCGGCATGCCGGCGGCAAGGCGCAGATCCGCGACGCCGTGCTGGCTCGGTTGGCCGCTTCGATCGTGGGGGAGGTGCGACGAGCGGTCGACGGACTGACCGGCGCGCAACGGGTGCTGACGGCCATCACCGTGGCATTGCAACGCATTCGAGCCGATCCGATGTTCGGTCTGCTACTCGGCTCACTGCGCAGTGGGGGTGGGATGGCGGACCTGACGCAATCGCCGGTGCCTGCCGCGTTTGCCGCCGAACTCACCGGACTGGACGAGGATGACCCGGCGGCTGCGGCATGGATCGTGCGCCTGGTGCTGTCGTTGTTGGTCTGGCCCGGGCCCGACGAGGCTGCCGAGCAGCAGATACTGAGGCGCTTTGTCGCGCCGGCGTTCGGCTAG
- a CDS encoding formylglycine-generating enzyme family protein, which produces MTSTDLVWIPAQTTILGSDAHYPEEAPAREISTAGFWIQRHQVTNADYAQFVDSTGYLTVAEQPVNPDDFPGAQAENLAPGSMVFQRTAGPVDLRHISQWWAWTPGACWNHPRGPRSSLKGREQHPVVHIAFDDAEAYADWAGLELPTEAEWETAARGAISGAVYTWGDEPEPPAQRLANYWHGEFPYLPDTGYGTTKPVGSFEPNGYGLFDMAGNVWEWTTDWYGEDRATTPCCAADTYDPNQPQFQIGRRVIKGGSFLCADSYCLRYRPAARRPQMVDTGMSHIGFRCIRRP; this is translated from the coding sequence ATGACATCCACCGACCTGGTCTGGATTCCGGCCCAGACAACGATCCTCGGGTCGGACGCGCACTACCCCGAGGAGGCACCGGCGCGTGAGATCTCGACCGCGGGATTCTGGATCCAGCGCCATCAGGTGACCAACGCCGACTACGCCCAATTCGTGGACTCCACCGGATATCTCACCGTCGCCGAACAGCCGGTGAACCCGGACGACTTCCCGGGCGCGCAGGCGGAGAACCTGGCGCCCGGCTCGATGGTGTTCCAGCGCACCGCGGGTCCGGTGGACCTGCGGCACATCAGCCAGTGGTGGGCGTGGACGCCGGGAGCGTGCTGGAATCACCCACGCGGGCCCCGCTCGTCACTGAAGGGACGCGAACAACATCCCGTGGTGCACATCGCCTTTGACGATGCCGAGGCGTATGCGGACTGGGCGGGTCTGGAACTGCCCACCGAAGCGGAGTGGGAGACCGCGGCCCGTGGTGCGATCTCGGGGGCCGTATACACCTGGGGCGACGAGCCCGAGCCGCCGGCACAACGCCTGGCCAACTACTGGCATGGCGAGTTCCCCTACCTGCCCGATACCGGTTATGGCACAACGAAACCGGTGGGCAGCTTCGAGCCCAACGGTTACGGCCTGTTCGACATGGCCGGCAACGTCTGGGAGTGGACCACCGACTGGTACGGCGAGGACCGGGCCACCACGCCCTGCTGTGCCGCTGACACCTACGACCCGAACCAGCCGCAGTTCCAGATCGGCCGCAGAGTGATCAAAGGTGGCTCGTTCCTGTGCGCCGACAGCTACTGCCTGCGGTACCGCCCGGCCGCCCGGCGGCCCCAGATGGTGGATACCGGCATGAGCCACATCGGCTTTCGATGCATCAGACGGCCCTAG
- a CDS encoding HAD family hydrolase, whose product MLDSWTDGSTKSAIVDFVGRATEQVAPEERVAVFDNDGTLWCEKPAYIQLDFLVRRLAAQAAADPTLAAEQPYRAAAAGDLAWFGDAVTRHYNGDDSALKILAGGILSAYSGLSVEDHADQIKAFFAAARHPTLGRAYTACGYLPMVELLRYLEANGFTNYIVSGGGRDFMRPVTESMYGVPPERVIGSSVGLDFVDGQLKTTATPEFLNDGPVKAVRIWGRVGRRPIFAAGNSNGDIQMLEYATGGAGPSLGLLVRHDDADREFDYTAGADHALRLASDRGWTVASMRDDWTTVFD is encoded by the coding sequence ATGTTGGATTCCTGGACCGACGGCTCCACGAAGTCGGCGATCGTCGACTTCGTGGGGCGGGCCACCGAGCAGGTGGCACCCGAAGAGCGTGTCGCCGTGTTCGACAACGACGGAACCCTGTGGTGCGAGAAGCCGGCCTACATCCAGCTGGATTTCCTGGTGCGCAGACTCGCTGCGCAGGCCGCCGCCGACCCGACCTTGGCAGCCGAGCAGCCGTATCGGGCCGCAGCGGCCGGTGATCTCGCCTGGTTCGGCGATGCCGTCACCAGGCATTACAACGGTGACGATTCCGCACTGAAAATCCTTGCCGGCGGCATACTTTCGGCGTATTCCGGACTGTCTGTGGAGGACCACGCCGACCAGATCAAGGCGTTCTTCGCGGCGGCCCGGCACCCGACTCTGGGCCGCGCGTACACCGCGTGCGGCTATCTCCCGATGGTCGAGTTGCTGCGCTATCTGGAGGCCAACGGGTTCACCAATTACATCGTCTCCGGTGGCGGCCGTGATTTCATGCGCCCCGTGACGGAGTCGATGTACGGCGTACCGCCGGAGCGGGTGATCGGCAGTTCGGTGGGGCTGGATTTCGTCGACGGCCAGCTCAAGACCACCGCCACACCAGAATTCCTGAACGACGGCCCGGTCAAGGCCGTCCGTATCTGGGGCCGGGTCGGACGCCGGCCGATCTTCGCGGCAGGCAACTCCAACGGCGATATCCAGATGCTGGAGTACGCCACCGGCGGGGCGGGCCCGTCGCTGGGCCTGCTGGTGCGTCACGACGACGCCGACCGCGAATTCGATTACACCGCAGGCGCGGACCACGCGCTGAGGCTGGCCTCCGACCGCGGTTGGACGGTGGCGAGTATGCGTGACGATTGGACGACGGTCTTTGACTGA
- a CDS encoding arylsulfatase has product MPEDKPNILVIWGDDIGISNLSCYSDGLMGYRTPNIDRLADEGMRFTDSYGEQSCTAGRAAFISGQSVYRTGMSKVGAPGVDIGWAAEDPTIAELLKPMGYATGQFGKNHFGDLNKYLPTVHGFDEFFGNLYHLNAEEEPENFNYPHEDRYPRLYSFARPRGVLKCKATAEVSTEPDDPKFGPVGKQTIEETGPLTGKRMETIDEDIADATVDYIKRQHGEGNPFFVWCNFTHMHLYTHTKPESRGQAGLWQSPYHDTMIDHDRNVGTVLNVLDELGIAEDTIVIYSTDNGPHRNSWPDGGTTPFRSEKNTNWEGAFRVPELIRWPGKIKAGSVSNEIIQHHDWLPTLLAAAGDPDIAEKLKTGHTAGADGKTEYKVHIDGYNLLPYLTGEVETSPRRGFFYFSDDGDLVALRFENWKIVFAEQRCQGTLRVWAEPFTPLRLPKLFNLRTDPYEYADITSNTYYEWLMRNDFFIFYATAMATKFLETFKEFPPRHPPASFSVDQAVEKLHQFLAKD; this is encoded by the coding sequence ATGCCTGAAGACAAGCCGAATATTCTGGTGATCTGGGGCGACGACATCGGCATCAGCAACCTGAGTTGCTACAGCGACGGGTTGATGGGCTACCGCACACCGAACATCGACCGCCTCGCCGACGAGGGCATGCGGTTCACCGACTCCTACGGGGAGCAAAGCTGCACCGCGGGCCGGGCGGCCTTCATCAGTGGGCAGAGCGTGTACCGCACCGGAATGAGCAAAGTCGGTGCGCCGGGCGTGGATATCGGTTGGGCCGCAGAGGATCCGACGATCGCCGAGTTGCTCAAACCCATGGGCTACGCCACCGGCCAGTTCGGTAAGAACCATTTCGGCGACCTGAACAAGTACCTGCCGACCGTGCACGGGTTCGACGAGTTCTTCGGCAACCTGTATCACCTCAACGCCGAAGAGGAACCGGAGAACTTCAACTACCCCCACGAAGACCGCTACCCGCGGCTGTACAGCTTCGCCAGGCCGCGCGGGGTACTCAAGTGCAAGGCCACCGCCGAGGTGTCCACCGAGCCCGACGATCCGAAGTTCGGGCCGGTCGGAAAGCAGACCATCGAGGAAACCGGGCCGCTGACCGGCAAACGGATGGAAACCATCGACGAAGACATCGCCGACGCCACGGTCGACTACATCAAGCGTCAGCACGGCGAGGGCAATCCGTTCTTCGTGTGGTGCAACTTCACCCACATGCACCTCTACACCCACACCAAGCCCGAGAGCCGCGGGCAGGCCGGCCTGTGGCAGTCGCCCTACCACGACACGATGATCGACCACGACCGCAACGTGGGCACGGTGCTGAACGTGCTCGACGAACTCGGCATCGCCGAGGACACCATCGTCATTTACTCCACCGACAACGGACCGCACCGCAACAGCTGGCCCGACGGTGGCACCACGCCGTTCCGAAGCGAGAAGAACACCAACTGGGAGGGCGCCTTCCGGGTCCCTGAGTTGATCCGCTGGCCCGGAAAGATCAAGGCCGGTTCGGTGTCCAACGAGATCATCCAGCACCACGACTGGCTGCCGACCCTGTTGGCCGCCGCGGGTGACCCCGACATCGCCGAGAAGCTCAAGACCGGCCACACGGCCGGTGCCGACGGCAAGACCGAGTACAAGGTGCACATCGACGGGTACAACCTGTTGCCGTACCTGACCGGCGAGGTGGAGACCAGCCCACGCCGTGGGTTCTTCTATTTCTCCGACGACGGCGACCTGGTGGCGCTGCGGTTCGAGAACTGGAAGATCGTCTTTGCCGAGCAGCGGTGCCAGGGCACGTTGCGGGTTTGGGCCGAACCCTTCACGCCACTGCGTCTGCCGAAGCTGTTCAATCTCCGGACCGACCCCTACGAGTACGCCGATATCACGTCGAACACGTACTACGAATGGCTGATGCGGAACGACTTCTTCATCTTCTACGCGACGGCGATGGCGACGAAGTTCCTCGAGACATTCAAGGAATTCCCGCCCCGGCACCCCCCGGCCAGCTTCAGCGTGGACCAGGCGGTCGAGAAGCTGCACCAGTTCCTGGCCAAAGACTAG
- a CDS encoding tellurite resistance/C4-dicarboxylate transporter family protein — protein sequence MSEPKVLEAVRTLHPGYFALVMATGIMSIAATYHRAHAVSVVLLWVAAVAYLVLVALTVARTARYRREFMDDLTDPRRGFAMFTFVAATCVVGTRLATDGHFGLAFGLLVIGWVAWMVLGYVVPWTAVLGQAARPVLQSANGTWFIWVVASQSVAVLAAALQPEISAGRSELALLAVFSWSVGIFLYGAAGIFVAVRMLLYPLLPADLTPPYWVAMGATAITVVAGARIVEMADAPMVAATRGLIAGASVFFWAFGTWLIPPLIAAGIWRHWVHRIPLRYDATLWSVVFPLGMYGVGGHYLGQADQLPIVERIGYVEGWIALAVWALVFVAMLRHLVLTLWRDRDTTSGVNGVSGAPLEVEGDRHV from the coding sequence ATGAGTGAGCCGAAGGTACTCGAGGCAGTGCGCACCCTGCATCCCGGTTACTTCGCACTCGTGATGGCCACGGGAATCATGTCCATTGCCGCGACTTACCACCGTGCGCATGCAGTTTCGGTGGTGCTGTTGTGGGTCGCGGCGGTCGCCTATCTGGTGTTGGTGGCCCTGACCGTTGCGCGCACCGCCCGCTACCGCCGTGAGTTCATGGACGATCTGACCGATCCCCGACGGGGTTTCGCCATGTTCACGTTCGTGGCCGCGACATGTGTGGTGGGCACCAGGCTGGCCACCGACGGCCATTTCGGGCTGGCGTTCGGGCTCCTGGTGATCGGTTGGGTGGCCTGGATGGTGCTGGGCTACGTGGTGCCGTGGACGGCGGTTCTCGGGCAGGCCGCCCGACCGGTACTGCAGAGCGCCAATGGCACCTGGTTCATCTGGGTGGTCGCCAGTCAGTCCGTCGCGGTGCTGGCCGCGGCATTGCAGCCCGAAATATCGGCGGGGCGTTCGGAACTGGCGCTGCTGGCGGTGTTCTCGTGGTCGGTAGGGATATTTCTCTACGGTGCAGCGGGCATCTTCGTCGCAGTTCGTATGCTGCTGTATCCCTTGCTGCCTGCCGATCTCACGCCGCCGTACTGGGTGGCGATGGGAGCCACCGCCATCACCGTGGTGGCCGGGGCCCGGATCGTGGAGATGGCGGACGCGCCCATGGTCGCGGCCACCCGCGGCCTGATCGCGGGAGCGTCGGTGTTCTTCTGGGCCTTCGGCACCTGGCTGATCCCACCGTTGATCGCGGCCGGGATCTGGCGCCACTGGGTTCATCGCATTCCATTGCGCTATGACGCCACCCTGTGGAGTGTGGTCTTCCCGCTCGGTATGTACGGGGTCGGCGGCCACTACCTGGGTCAGGCCGACCAATTGCCGATCGTGGAGCGCATCGGATACGTCGAGGGCTGGATCGCACTGGCGGTGTGGGCGCTGGTATTCGTGGCGATGCTGCGCCACCTCGTCCTTACGCTCTGGCGCGATCGCGACACCACCTCTGGCGTGAACGGCGTATCCGGCGCACCCTTGGAGGTGGAGGGTGATCGACATGTATGA
- a CDS encoding dsRBD fold-containing protein, with amino-acid sequence MYDKDLTNKWLVEIEFSEDEIHTHATARAEVRDDTMSTTGDSYRNPRDPGAPMIGEEIAAARALIALGSDLLHAASARIEQSTHHPVHLYR; translated from the coding sequence ATGTATGACAAGGACCTGACCAACAAATGGCTCGTCGAGATCGAGTTCTCCGAGGACGAGATCCACACCCACGCCACGGCCCGGGCGGAGGTGCGCGATGACACGATGTCCACCACCGGAGATTCCTACCGCAACCCGAGAGACCCGGGTGCACCGATGATCGGTGAGGAGATCGCCGCGGCCCGCGCGCTTATCGCTTTGGGCAGCGATCTACTGCATGCCGCATCGGCGCGCATCGAACAGTCGACGCACCATCCGGTGCATCTGTACCGCTGA
- a CDS encoding 3-beta-hydroxysteroid dehydrogenase produces the protein MGDASLTTELGRVLVTGGSGFVGANLVTELLDRGYPVRSFDRAPSPLGDHAGLEVIEGDICDKPTVAAAVKDIDTIIHTAAIIDLMGGASVTDEYRKRSFDVNVEGTKNLVHAAQQAGVKRFVYTASNSVVMGGQDIVNGDETMPYTTRFNDLYTETKVVAEKFVLSENGKHDMLTCAIRPSGIWGRGDQTMFRKVFENVLSGHVKVLVGNKNIKLDNSYVHNLIHGFILAGQHLVPGGTAPGQAYFINDGEPINMFEFARPVLAACGRPLPTFYVSGKLVHKVMMAWQWLHFKFALPEPLIEPLAVERLYLNNYFSIAKAKRDLGYEPLFTTEQAMAECMPYYVDLFREMASDAKQTA, from the coding sequence ATGGGTGACGCATCTCTGACCACTGAACTCGGCCGCGTCCTGGTTACCGGCGGCTCCGGCTTCGTCGGTGCCAATCTGGTGACCGAGCTGCTCGACCGCGGGTACCCGGTGCGCTCCTTCGACCGCGCGCCGTCGCCACTGGGCGATCACGCCGGCCTTGAGGTCATCGAAGGCGACATCTGCGACAAGCCGACCGTGGCCGCTGCCGTCAAGGACATCGACACGATCATCCACACCGCCGCCATCATCGACCTGATGGGCGGCGCCTCGGTCACCGACGAATACCGGAAGCGCAGCTTCGACGTCAACGTCGAGGGCACCAAGAACCTCGTGCACGCGGCACAGCAAGCGGGCGTCAAGCGCTTCGTCTACACCGCGTCCAACAGCGTGGTGATGGGTGGGCAGGACATCGTCAACGGTGACGAGACCATGCCGTACACCACCCGGTTCAACGACCTCTACACCGAGACCAAGGTGGTTGCCGAGAAGTTCGTGCTCAGCGAGAACGGCAAGCACGACATGCTGACGTGCGCCATCCGGCCCAGCGGCATCTGGGGTCGTGGCGACCAGACCATGTTCCGCAAGGTGTTCGAGAACGTGCTCTCCGGACACGTCAAGGTGCTCGTCGGCAACAAGAACATCAAGCTCGACAACTCCTACGTGCACAACCTGATCCACGGGTTCATCCTGGCCGGCCAGCATCTGGTCCCCGGCGGCACCGCACCCGGCCAGGCCTACTTCATCAACGACGGCGAGCCGATCAACATGTTCGAGTTCGCCCGCCCGGTGCTCGCCGCGTGCGGACGTCCACTGCCGACGTTCTACGTGTCAGGCAAGCTCGTGCACAAGGTGATGATGGCCTGGCAGTGGCTGCACTTCAAGTTCGCTCTGCCCGAGCCGCTGATCGAACCCCTTGCGGTGGAACGGCTTTACCTCAACAACTACTTCTCGATCGCCAAGGCCAAACGCGACCTGGGCTACGAGCCGTTGTTCACCACCGAGCAGGCCATGGCCGAGTGCATGCCCTACTACGTCGACCTGTTCCGTGAGATGGCGTCCGACGCCAAGCAGACTGCCTAG
- a CDS encoding exodeoxyribonuclease VII small subunit: protein MKPISELGYEEARDELIAVVQQLEQGGLDLDASLNLWERGEKLAQRCEEHLAGARQRVEQALAARESDDD from the coding sequence ATTAAGCCTATTAGTGAATTGGGCTATGAAGAGGCCCGTGATGAGCTGATCGCCGTCGTGCAGCAGTTGGAGCAGGGTGGGCTCGACCTCGATGCTTCGCTCAACCTCTGGGAACGAGGCGAGAAGCTGGCACAACGCTGCGAAGAACATTTAGCCGGAGCACGACAGCGCGTCGAACAGGCACTGGCTGCGCGCGAGTCCGACGACGATTGA
- the xseA gene encoding exodeoxyribonuclease VII large subunit, which produces MTEPGQSPENPWPVRAVATRVAKWIDRLGTVWVEGQLTELKIRPDSKTVFMVLRDPAADMSLTLTCPRDLVRNAPVKLSEGTQVIICGKPNFYTGRGTFSLRVSEIRAVGIGELLARIERLRRLLEAEGLFDPRLKRPIPFLPNTIGLITGRASAAERDVTTVATTRWPAVRFTIRNTIVQGPNAVPQIVEALAALDADDTVDVIVLARGGGSVEDLLPFSDETLCRAIVACRTPVVSAIGHEPDTPLSDLVADLRAATPTDAAKRIVPDAAAEQALITDLHRRSARALRNWVHREQHHLQQLRSRPVLAQPLAALTARADEIARARTNAQRDITRLIAAETDTIGHLSARLTALGPAATLARGYAVVQSVAASGEPSVLRSVSDAPSGTRLRVRVPDGVISAVSDGTE; this is translated from the coding sequence GTGACCGAACCGGGCCAGTCGCCGGAGAACCCCTGGCCGGTCCGCGCCGTGGCGACCCGCGTCGCCAAGTGGATCGACCGGCTCGGCACCGTGTGGGTCGAGGGCCAGCTGACCGAGCTCAAGATCCGTCCGGATTCCAAAACCGTCTTCATGGTGCTGCGGGATCCGGCGGCCGACATGTCGCTGACCCTGACCTGCCCGCGCGATCTGGTACGCAATGCCCCGGTCAAGCTGTCCGAGGGCACCCAGGTGATCATCTGCGGCAAGCCCAATTTCTATACCGGCCGCGGCACATTCTCGTTGCGGGTCAGCGAGATTCGCGCCGTCGGCATCGGTGAGCTGTTGGCCCGGATCGAGCGGCTGCGCCGGCTGCTGGAGGCCGAGGGACTGTTCGACCCACGCCTCAAACGGCCGATCCCGTTCCTGCCCAACACCATCGGCCTGATCACCGGACGCGCCTCGGCCGCCGAGCGGGACGTGACGACGGTCGCCACCACCCGTTGGCCCGCGGTGCGCTTCACGATCCGCAACACGATCGTCCAGGGACCCAATGCCGTTCCCCAGATTGTGGAGGCACTCGCAGCGCTGGACGCCGACGATACCGTCGACGTCATCGTGCTGGCCCGCGGCGGCGGCAGCGTCGAGGACCTGCTGCCGTTCTCCGACGAGACCCTGTGCCGGGCCATCGTCGCCTGCCGCACCCCGGTGGTCAGCGCGATCGGCCACGAGCCTGACACTCCCCTGTCCGACCTCGTCGCCGACCTACGCGCGGCCACCCCGACGGACGCGGCCAAGCGGATCGTTCCCGACGCGGCCGCCGAGCAGGCGTTGATCACCGATCTGCACCGCCGCAGCGCCCGCGCGCTACGCAACTGGGTGCACCGCGAGCAGCACCACCTGCAGCAGTTGCGCAGCCGCCCGGTCCTCGCGCAGCCCCTGGCGGCGCTCACCGCACGCGCCGACGAGATCGCGCGTGCCAGAACCAACGCCCAACGTGACATCACGCGACTGATCGCCGCGGAGACCGATACCATCGGCCACCTGTCTGCGCGGCTGACCGCGCTGGGCCCGGCCGCCACCCTGGCCCGCGGGTACGCCGTGGTCCAGTCGGTCGCGGCGTCCGGGGAGCCATCGGTTCTCCGTTCGGTGTCCGACGCACCAAGCGGCACCCGCCTGCGGGTTCGGGTGCCCGACGGCGTCATCTCAGCGGTCAGCGACGGTACCGAGTAA
- a CDS encoding lipid droplet-associated protein has protein sequence MGTAPYGVRLLVGAAATAIEETRKLPQTILMYPMTVASQAANIFMHVQQNLAELVVKGDETLEQIFPPKDEQPEWATFDEDLDSDLEDDTADDRSTDDERRTEGRFALYSTGEPGAAAATNGKAARASGSGVAPDIAGELGYESLTLAQLRARLGSLRVADLEALLAFEEAGRARAPFVTLLANRITRATAK, from the coding sequence ATGGGAACTGCACCGTACGGGGTCCGGCTGCTGGTGGGCGCGGCCGCGACCGCGATCGAGGAAACGCGCAAGCTGCCCCAAACCATCCTGATGTACCCCATGACGGTGGCCAGCCAGGCGGCCAACATCTTCATGCATGTCCAGCAGAACCTCGCCGAACTGGTCGTCAAGGGCGACGAAACGCTCGAGCAGATTTTTCCGCCCAAGGACGAGCAGCCCGAGTGGGCCACCTTCGACGAGGATCTCGACTCCGACCTCGAGGACGACACCGCCGACGACCGGTCCACCGACGACGAGCGGCGTACCGAGGGACGGTTCGCGCTGTACAGCACCGGAGAGCCCGGGGCCGCTGCTGCGACGAACGGTAAGGCCGCGCGTGCCTCCGGATCGGGAGTGGCGCCGGACATCGCGGGCGAGCTCGGATACGAGTCGCTGACGCTGGCGCAGCTTCGCGCCCGGTTGGGCTCGCTGCGCGTGGCCGACCTTGAGGCGTTGTTGGCCTTCGAGGAGGCCGGCCGGGCCCGCGCACCGTTCGTCACGTTGCTCGCCAACAGGATCACCCGCGCGACCGCGAAGTGA
- a CDS encoding 4-hydroxy-3-methylbut-2-enyl diphosphate reductase, with protein MPPTINMGIPGATSSVRSGGSQATGKRVLLAEPRGYCAGVDRAVETVERALEKHGAPVYVRHEIVHNVHVVETLAKAGAVFVEETSEVPEGAIVVFSAHGVAPTVHVEAAARNLRTIDATCPLVTKVHNEAKRFARDDYDILLVGHTGHEEVVGTAGEAPDHVQVVDNPDAVDNVTVRDPNKVIWLSQTTLSVDETMETVRRLREKFPTLQDPPSDDICYATQNRQVAVKAMAPECELVIVVGSKNSSNSVRLVEVALGAGSQAAHLVDYAEDIDPVWLEGVTTVGVTSGASVPEVLVRGVLERLAEYGYGTVQPVTTANETLVFALPREIRPPRA; from the coding sequence ATGCCGCCGACAATCAACATGGGTATCCCGGGTGCCACGAGCTCGGTGCGGTCAGGCGGTTCGCAAGCCACCGGCAAGCGAGTCCTGCTGGCCGAACCGCGCGGATATTGCGCCGGGGTCGATCGCGCCGTCGAGACCGTCGAGCGCGCCCTGGAGAAACACGGCGCCCCGGTCTACGTACGGCACGAGATCGTGCACAACGTGCACGTCGTCGAAACGCTGGCCAAGGCCGGCGCCGTCTTCGTCGAAGAGACCAGCGAGGTTCCCGAGGGTGCCATCGTCGTGTTCTCGGCGCACGGCGTCGCGCCGACCGTCCACGTGGAGGCCGCCGCGCGCAATCTGAGGACGATCGACGCCACCTGCCCGCTGGTCACCAAGGTCCACAACGAGGCCAAGCGGTTCGCCCGCGACGACTACGACATCCTGCTCGTCGGCCACACCGGACATGAGGAGGTGGTCGGCACCGCCGGTGAGGCACCCGACCATGTCCAGGTGGTCGACAACCCGGATGCCGTCGACAACGTCACGGTGCGTGACCCGAACAAGGTGATCTGGTTGTCGCAGACCACGCTGAGTGTCGACGAGACCATGGAGACGGTGCGCCGGCTCCGCGAGAAGTTCCCGACGCTGCAGGATCCACCGAGTGACGACATCTGCTACGCCACCCAGAACCGCCAGGTTGCGGTCAAGGCAATGGCGCCCGAGTGCGAACTGGTGATCGTGGTCGGCTCGAAGAACTCATCCAACTCGGTCCGGCTGGTCGAGGTGGCCCTCGGCGCCGGATCGCAAGCTGCTCATCTGGTGGATTACGCCGAGGACATCGACCCGGTCTGGCTGGAGGGCGTCACCACGGTGGGCGTCACCTCCGGGGCATCGGTGCCCGAGGTGCTGGTGCGTGGTGTCCTTGAGCGGCTTGCCGAATACGGCTACGGCACCGTGCAGCCCGTGACCACCGCCAACGAGACGTTGGTGTTCGCGCTGCCGCGTGAGATCCGTCCGCCGCGGGCCTGA